One Mycolicibacterium goodii genomic region harbors:
- the gdhA gene encoding NADP-specific glutamate dehydrogenase, translating to MSDLHPKLQAVFEEVSRRNAGEQEFHQAVFEVLQSLGPVVEKHPEYADHAIISRLCEPERQIIFRVPWVDDTGKVQINRGFRVEFNSALGPYKGGLRFHPSVYLGIVKFLGFEQIFKNALTGLPIGGGKGGSDFDPKGRSDAEVMRFCQSFMTELYRHIGEYTDVPAGDIGVGSREIGYLFGQYKRITNRYESGVLTGKGLTWGGSQVRTEATGYGTVFFVDEILQSSGQSFDGKRVVVSGSGNVAIYAIEKVHALGGIVVACSDSSGYVVDEKGIDLELLKELKEVRRARIDAYTEARGGATQFVAGESVWNVPCDIALPCATQNEVSAGDAKALIGSGCRIVAEGANMPCTPEAVKLFDEAGVIFAPGKAVNAGGVATSALEMQQNASRDSWTFDDTEGRLAEIMRRIHDRCLSTADDYDQPGNYVAGANIAGFIQVADAMLALGLI from the coding sequence AAGCCTCGGCCCCGTGGTGGAGAAGCACCCCGAGTACGCCGACCACGCGATCATCAGCCGCTTGTGCGAACCCGAGCGCCAGATCATCTTCCGGGTGCCGTGGGTCGACGACACCGGCAAGGTGCAGATCAACCGCGGATTCCGTGTCGAGTTCAACTCCGCACTCGGGCCGTACAAGGGCGGGTTGCGGTTCCACCCTTCGGTGTACCTCGGCATCGTCAAGTTCCTCGGCTTCGAGCAGATCTTCAAGAACGCCCTGACCGGCCTGCCGATCGGCGGCGGCAAGGGCGGTTCGGACTTCGACCCCAAGGGCCGCTCCGACGCCGAGGTCATGCGGTTCTGTCAGTCGTTCATGACCGAGCTGTACCGCCACATCGGCGAGTACACCGACGTGCCCGCCGGTGACATCGGCGTCGGCTCACGCGAGATCGGTTATCTGTTCGGCCAGTACAAGCGGATCACCAACCGCTACGAATCCGGCGTGCTCACCGGCAAGGGCCTCACCTGGGGTGGATCGCAGGTGCGGACCGAGGCCACCGGGTACGGCACGGTGTTCTTCGTCGACGAGATCCTGCAGTCCTCCGGTCAATCGTTCGACGGCAAGCGCGTCGTCGTGTCCGGATCGGGCAACGTGGCCATCTACGCGATCGAGAAGGTGCACGCACTCGGCGGCATCGTCGTGGCGTGCTCGGATTCGAGCGGTTACGTGGTCGACGAGAAGGGCATCGACCTCGAGCTGCTCAAGGAACTCAAGGAAGTGCGGCGCGCCCGCATCGACGCGTACACCGAGGCACGCGGCGGCGCAACACAGTTCGTCGCGGGCGAGAGCGTCTGGAACGTGCCGTGTGACATCGCGCTGCCGTGCGCGACGCAGAACGAGGTGTCGGCCGGCGACGCCAAGGCCCTGATCGGATCGGGCTGCCGCATCGTGGCCGAGGGTGCGAACATGCCGTGCACCCCGGAGGCCGTGAAACTCTTCGACGAGGCGGGCGTGATCTTCGCGCCGGGAAAGGCCGTCAACGCGGGCGGTGTCGCCACCAGCGCGCTGGAGATGCAGCAGAACGCCTCCCGCGACTCGTGGACCTTCGACGACACCGAGGGCAGGCTCGCCGAGATCATGCGCCGCATCCACGACCGGTGCCTGTCGACGGCCGACGATTACGACCAGCCGGGCAACTACGTGGCGGGCGCGAACATCGCCGGGTTCATCCAGGTCGCCGACGCGATGCTCGCACTCGGACTCATCTGA
- a CDS encoding NAD(P)/FAD-dependent oxidoreductase: MPKAPHIVVIGGGYAGVLAANRLQKAKDAIITLINPRPEFVERIRLHQMAAGNHSATAGYDTLLGEQVRLLVDSALRIDAPIRQVQLASGDVVDYDYLLYAVGSTGGVPSSVPGAAEHAHPLSEFEQAQRLRERLQDVPMSAPIVVVGGGLTGIEAAGEFAESGRAVTLVTDVVGASLGVQARRSVVKALTRLGVTIVDGPDVLVTSVGATEVTLADGRTLPSAVTVWTTGFGVPGLAAASGLTTDELGRLITDETLTSVDDGRIVAAGDAASPSGIPLRMSCQAAGPMGVQAADTVLARIAGTEPAVLNQAFTGQCVSIGRTYGTVQIAHSDDTPRRVYIGGRVGAAVKEQVCKATLTFMAKEGRKPGSYFWFKGRNRARQLAEAGKDTVGAARR; encoded by the coding sequence ATGCCGAAAGCCCCTCACATCGTCGTGATCGGCGGCGGCTACGCCGGAGTGCTGGCCGCGAACCGTCTGCAGAAGGCCAAGGACGCGATCATCACGCTGATCAATCCGCGACCGGAGTTCGTCGAGCGCATCCGCCTGCACCAGATGGCCGCGGGCAACCACTCGGCCACCGCCGGCTACGACACGTTGCTCGGTGAGCAGGTGCGTCTGCTCGTCGACAGCGCGCTGCGCATCGACGCCCCGATCCGTCAGGTGCAACTCGCCTCCGGCGACGTCGTCGATTACGACTACCTGCTGTACGCGGTGGGCAGCACCGGAGGCGTGCCGTCCTCGGTGCCCGGCGCGGCCGAACATGCCCATCCGCTCAGCGAATTCGAGCAGGCGCAGCGCCTGCGGGAACGGCTGCAGGATGTGCCGATGTCGGCGCCGATCGTCGTCGTCGGCGGCGGCCTCACCGGGATCGAAGCCGCAGGCGAGTTCGCCGAGTCCGGCCGGGCGGTCACACTCGTCACCGATGTGGTCGGCGCGTCCCTCGGCGTGCAGGCCCGACGCTCGGTGGTCAAGGCGCTCACCAGGCTCGGCGTGACCATCGTCGACGGACCCGACGTCCTGGTCACGTCCGTCGGCGCCACCGAGGTGACGCTGGCCGACGGCAGGACCCTGCCCAGCGCGGTGACGGTGTGGACCACCGGTTTCGGAGTGCCCGGTTTGGCCGCGGCAAGTGGGCTCACCACCGACGAGCTGGGCCGGCTGATCACCGACGAGACCCTCACCAGCGTCGACGACGGCCGCATCGTGGCCGCGGGCGACGCGGCGTCCCCGTCGGGTATCCCGCTGCGCATGAGCTGCCAGGCCGCGGGCCCCATGGGGGTTCAGGCCGCCGACACCGTGCTCGCGCGCATCGCCGGCACCGAACCCGCGGTGCTCAACCAGGCCTTCACGGGGCAGTGCGTGAGCATCGGGCGCACCTACGGCACCGTGCAGATCGCGCACTCCGACGACACCCCGCGGCGCGTCTACATCGGCGGCCGCGTCGGTGCGGCGGTCAAGGAACAGGTGTGCAAGGCCACGTTGACGTTCATGGCCAAGGAGGGCCGCAAGCCGGGATCCTATTTCTGGTTCAAGGGCCGCAACCGCGCACGCCAACTGGCCGAGGCCGGTAAGGACACCGTGGGAGCTGCACGTCGATGA